One part of the Chryseobacterium mulctrae genome encodes these proteins:
- a CDS encoding UDP-N-acetylmuramoyl-tripeptide--D-alanyl-D-alanine ligase gives MNIEQFYPIFLKAKKITIDSRKVEKNDIFFAFSGDNFDAATLAEKAIELGAFAVIIENKEFENSERNIFYVPSTLEFLQELSVHHRNQLNIPIIGLTGSNGKTTTKELIHAVLSEKYNVQYTFGNLNNHIGVPLTILSIKPEHEMAVIEMGANHQKEIELLCTIARPNYGYITNFGKAHLEGFGGFEGVIKGKSELYDYLKNAEQTVLINENDPIQLDKTQNYRPKITFGKADSDYYFEAFSENNFVGLQYQNQKALSKLTGDYNFTNLCAAASLGLYFGIDFNKIQSAIESYTPTNMRSQVVKKDHKTLVLDTYNANPSSMSASLHNFVTFEGSKTIVIGDMLELGDESEKEHQNIFNLAQELGFNEIITVGKQFKNVNKNSAAFESTDELIQYLKGNKIQSENILLKASRGISLEKAIDFI, from the coding sequence ATGAATATAGAACAGTTTTATCCTATCTTTTTAAAGGCAAAAAAAATAACTATTGACAGTAGAAAAGTAGAAAAGAATGATATTTTCTTTGCGTTTTCGGGAGATAATTTTGATGCGGCAACTTTAGCTGAAAAGGCTATTGAATTGGGCGCTTTTGCTGTTATTATTGAAAATAAAGAATTTGAAAATTCAGAAAGAAATATTTTTTATGTTCCTTCTACGTTAGAATTTTTGCAAGAACTGTCTGTACATCATAGAAATCAATTAAATATTCCGATTATTGGTCTTACCGGAAGTAATGGTAAAACGACGACCAAAGAGCTCATTCATGCAGTATTATCAGAAAAATATAATGTGCAGTACACTTTCGGAAATTTAAATAACCACATCGGTGTTCCCTTGACTATACTTTCCATTAAACCGGAACATGAAATGGCGGTTATCGAAATGGGAGCCAATCATCAAAAAGAAATAGAATTACTTTGTACTATTGCTCGCCCAAATTATGGATATATAACCAATTTTGGAAAAGCACATTTAGAAGGATTTGGAGGATTCGAAGGCGTTATAAAAGGGAAATCTGAGTTGTATGATTATCTTAAAAATGCAGAACAAACCGTTTTAATTAATGAAAATGATCCTATTCAATTAGATAAAACTCAGAATTATAGACCAAAAATAACTTTTGGGAAAGCTGATTCTGATTATTATTTCGAGGCTTTTTCTGAAAATAATTTTGTCGGTTTACAGTATCAAAATCAAAAAGCTTTATCAAAACTGACAGGAGACTACAATTTTACCAATCTCTGTGCTGCTGCGAGTTTAGGACTGTATTTTGGAATAGATTTTAATAAAATACAATCTGCTATAGAATCTTACACTCCAACGAATATGCGATCTCAGGTGGTGAAAAAAGATCATAAAACTCTGGTTTTAGATACCTACAATGCAAACCCGAGTTCAATGTCTGCTTCTCTACATAATTTTGTCACTTTTGAAGGCTCAAAAACAATCGTTATCGGCGATATGTTGGAATTAGGAGATGAAAGCGAAAAAGAACATCAGAATATTTTTAATTTAGCTCAGGAGTTAGGTTTCAACGAAATTATTACTGTTGGAAAACAATTTAAAAACGTCAACAAAAATTCTGCGG
- the porU gene encoding type IX secretion system sortase PorU produces MRLKITLLLVFAFVSTSWAQRVPINWDGAKIQDYGDTKRNLPNFKNEGFSYSQNNIFIVNKQKTGEKQLRVSNLIWESVSAKDLFEMNKDLIQDFDISDIDYYYSEGERYASVRVGLFKNIKGRIQRLSSFDISETNASAPQMASKVGSTQNPLSSGGFYKIKVDKSGVFKITAQFLRDNGMNPANINPKNFRIYGNGGVMLPEFNQDVKYSALQENAIQVVGEDDNVWNDGDYALFYAQGPNGYNLYNKANGNGFKRAETRLSDRSENVKNIYEDFSYYYINFDKGPGKRVQDVDVNLPTTTLISRFDNYQVINNDQKNLFKVGRIWVEDQGFTTDKAVTFNLSSAIQGTDVIRYRTQVVGWRAQQNGITFNINSQNSSPQTVPANDPDYAYDYFPINYNGSISNLSGNQLTINYLPNISTNPNGAFYLDYAEVQYKDDLKFNGTQMSFRDFSLASGTNTNYGFSISNTGNLEQVWDVTDITNANRRVNKAPGSGNFNFGYSTSDPNFNNEFIAFRADAAFSPQFVGRIANQNLSALQNVDYLIITTPPMMAQAQRIANYHQTKNNFNVQIVDTDKIYNEFGSGSKDLTAIRDFVTKLNTPLGSLKYVFILGDTSYDYKNRVSNNTNIVSSYQSQVSSDFVGSFVTDDYIVMTKPQTAAEISNNLPDLPIGRIPAANPTEAANMIDKTLAYYNSLAGQSSPFGEWRMKLDFIVDDDGQGGGPFHNVMNNTLVNTFEIPLVNTLKEYNVRKLYLDAFQAQSTAGGQRYPQVNQAISNDIGNSLYLFYFGHGGINGWAQERVLTTDEIQNSNNFSNVYSRFPFVSTITCEFTLWDEPSTFSAGEQFIKLKQGGPAAMITSSRAIGVDYGRDFTDLYTKEMFKMTNDDFNTIGNAHLNAKKLKPGNSNHLKVNVLGDPAMKLSRPQRLLVIDGIETPVPGLIRGLDFVKVKGHINNPNGTLNTSFNGRVVINIFDKKLNKTTLNNDGGLTPVLSYKEEGSAIVKASGTAVNGVFTVEFYVPKDINYAVGEGRILGYADNKSIDVFDNQFVQVGDINPNGINDNEPPKIKLYMNNTNFANGGITNQNPMLLACLNDDTGINSTGSGVGHDITVYLDGQIINTIVLNDFFSSGEGNGCINPALADYQKGNVTYPFRNLAIGQHQLTFKVWDINNNSTTETLNFEVKDEADQHLIINRPLNWPNPFTNKTYVQFEHNCDDILDVNVQIYTITGKLVRTLTNVVVAEPFLQGFRTPRQAIEWDGKDDFGDTVAKGTYIFKIFAKSQNQEKCKGSATAVEKMVLLK; encoded by the coding sequence ATGAGACTAAAAATCACTCTATTACTTGTATTTGCTTTTGTATCAACCTCTTGGGCTCAAAGAGTGCCCATAAATTGGGACGGTGCTAAAATTCAAGATTATGGTGATACAAAAAGGAATCTTCCAAACTTCAAAAACGAAGGTTTTTCGTACAGCCAAAATAATATTTTTATCGTTAATAAGCAAAAAACAGGTGAAAAACAGCTTCGTGTTTCTAATCTTATTTGGGAATCTGTTTCTGCAAAAGATTTGTTTGAAATGAATAAAGATCTTATTCAGGATTTTGATATTTCAGATATAGACTATTACTATTCTGAAGGAGAAAGATACGCAAGTGTGCGTGTTGGCTTATTTAAAAATATAAAAGGAAGAATTCAGAGATTATCTTCTTTTGATATTTCTGAAACCAATGCATCTGCTCCTCAAATGGCAAGTAAAGTAGGAAGTACTCAAAATCCGTTATCTAGTGGTGGTTTTTATAAAATTAAAGTTGATAAATCTGGAGTTTTCAAAATAACCGCCCAGTTTCTAAGAGACAATGGAATGAACCCAGCTAATATCAATCCGAAAAACTTTAGAATCTACGGAAATGGTGGCGTTATGCTTCCGGAGTTTAATCAGGATGTAAAATACAGTGCTTTGCAGGAAAATGCTATCCAGGTAGTGGGTGAAGATGATAATGTCTGGAATGATGGCGACTATGCTCTTTTCTACGCTCAAGGACCAAATGGATATAACCTGTATAACAAGGCAAATGGAAATGGATTTAAGAGAGCTGAGACGAGACTAAGTGACAGAAGTGAAAACGTAAAAAATATCTATGAAGACTTCTCCTATTACTATATTAATTTTGATAAAGGACCAGGAAAAAGAGTACAAGACGTTGATGTAAATCTTCCGACAACAACACTCATTTCAAGATTTGACAACTATCAGGTTATTAACAATGATCAGAAAAATTTATTTAAAGTAGGAAGAATTTGGGTGGAAGACCAAGGTTTCACAACCGATAAAGCAGTAACGTTTAATTTAAGCTCAGCTATCCAGGGAACTGATGTTATACGCTACAGAACTCAGGTTGTAGGATGGCGAGCGCAGCAAAACGGTATTACTTTTAACATCAACAGTCAAAATTCTTCACCACAAACAGTACCAGCAAACGATCCTGATTATGCCTATGATTATTTTCCTATTAATTACAACGGCTCTATTTCTAACCTTTCAGGAAACCAACTTACGATTAATTATTTACCCAATATTTCAACCAATCCAAACGGGGCTTTTTATCTAGATTATGCAGAAGTGCAATACAAAGATGATTTAAAATTCAATGGCACTCAGATGAGTTTCAGAGATTTCTCTTTGGCAAGCGGAACCAATACCAATTACGGTTTTAGTATTTCTAATACCGGAAATCTGGAGCAAGTTTGGGATGTGACCGATATTACAAATGCCAACAGAAGAGTAAACAAGGCACCGGGAAGCGGAAATTTCAATTTTGGATATTCTACTTCCGATCCTAATTTTAATAATGAATTTATAGCTTTCAGAGCCGACGCTGCTTTTTCACCTCAATTTGTAGGAAGAATCGCCAATCAAAATCTTTCAGCTTTACAAAATGTAGATTATTTAATTATCACAACGCCTCCAATGATGGCACAGGCTCAAAGAATTGCCAACTATCACCAGACAAAAAATAATTTTAATGTTCAGATTGTAGACACAGATAAGATTTACAATGAATTTGGCAGTGGAAGCAAAGATCTTACAGCAATAAGAGATTTTGTAACAAAACTTAATACTCCGCTTGGCAGTCTTAAATATGTATTTATATTAGGAGATACATCATATGATTATAAAAACAGAGTTTCGAATAACACTAATATTGTTTCAAGTTATCAGAGTCAAGTATCTTCGGATTTTGTGGGTTCATTTGTTACAGACGATTATATTGTAATGACAAAACCACAAACGGCTGCTGAAATATCAAATAATCTTCCAGATTTACCAATAGGTAGAATCCCGGCAGCCAATCCTACAGAAGCAGCCAATATGATTGATAAAACTTTAGCATATTACAACTCACTTGCTGGACAGTCATCGCCTTTCGGAGAATGGAGAATGAAGCTTGATTTTATTGTGGATGACGATGGGCAAGGAGGAGGTCCTTTTCATAATGTCATGAATAACACTCTTGTAAACACATTTGAAATTCCGCTAGTAAATACTTTGAAAGAATACAATGTGAGAAAGCTTTATCTGGATGCTTTTCAGGCGCAAAGTACAGCAGGAGGCCAGAGATATCCTCAAGTAAACCAGGCAATCTCTAATGATATAGGCAATAGTCTTTATTTGTTTTATTTTGGGCATGGAGGTATCAATGGATGGGCTCAGGAAAGAGTTTTAACAACAGATGAAATTCAGAACTCAAATAATTTCTCAAATGTTTACAGCAGATTCCCGTTTGTATCAACAATTACCTGTGAATTCACACTTTGGGATGAGCCGTCTACTTTTTCGGCAGGAGAACAGTTTATAAAATTAAAACAGGGAGGCCCCGCGGCAATGATTACATCTAGTAGAGCAATTGGTGTAGACTATGGAAGAGATTTCACAGATCTTTATACAAAAGAAATGTTTAAAATGACCAATGATGATTTTAACACTATCGGGAATGCCCATCTGAATGCAAAAAAATTAAAACCCGGAAACAGCAATCATTTAAAAGTAAATGTCTTGGGAGATCCTGCGATGAAATTGAGTAGACCTCAGAGATTATTAGTGATTGACGGAATAGAAACTCCTGTTCCCGGATTAATCCGAGGCTTAGATTTTGTAAAAGTGAAAGGTCATATTAATAATCCAAACGGAACTTTAAATACAAGCTTTAACGGAAGAGTAGTAATTAATATTTTTGATAAAAAATTAAATAAAACAACTCTAAACAATGATGGTGGATTAACTCCTGTTTTAAGCTACAAAGAAGAAGGAAGCGCTATAGTAAAAGCTTCCGGAACAGCAGTAAATGGAGTTTTCACTGTAGAATTTTATGTTCCTAAAGACATTAATTATGCAGTAGGAGAAGGTAGAATCTTAGGTTATGCTGATAACAAATCGATTGATGTATTCGATAATCAGTTTGTACAGGTAGGAGATATTAATCCTAACGGAATCAATGATAATGAGCCACCAAAAATAAAATTGTACATGAACAACACTAATTTTGCAAATGGCGGCATTACAAATCAGAATCCTATGCTTTTGGCATGTTTGAATGACGATACGGGAATAAACTCTACAGGTTCTGGTGTTGGTCATGATATTACAGTATATTTAGACGGGCAAATTATTAACACCATTGTTTTAAATGATTTCTTCTCGTCAGGTGAAGGAAACGGATGTATCAATCCTGCTTTGGCAGACTATCAAAAAGGAAATGTAACCTACCCTTTCAGAAACTTGGCGATAGGTCAACATCAGTTAACATTTAAAGTTTGGGACATCAACAATAATTCGACAACTGAAACGTTAAACTTTGAAGTTAAAGATGAAGCTGATCAACATTTGATTATTAACAGACCATTGAACTGGCCAAACCCTTTTACCAATAAAACATACGTTCAATTTGAACATAATTGTGATGATATTTTAGATGTAAACGTTCAAATTTATACAATTACAGGAAAATTAGTAAGAACTTTAACAAATGTTGTAGTCGCAGAACCTTTCCTACAGGGCTTTAGAACGCCACGTCAGGCAATTGAATGGGACGGAAAAGACGATTTTGGTGACACAGTTGCAAAAGGTACGTATATTTTTAAGATATTTGCAAAAAGTCAAAATCAAGAAAAATGCAAAGGAAGTGCTACAGCTGTAGAAAAAATGGTACTTTTGAAGTAA
- a CDS encoding 4'-phosphopantetheinyl transferase family protein produces the protein MPLYRDFSDDTATILVWKYDENDELNIDELLEPENAEKVKDYHPKKLLEVLMVRKLLKSLKPNSKILYKEREPFLSPKDAEISITHSYPFAAIAISKNKIGIDIEKFNPKILRVIDKFTYENERGFIPFDTEVVFYTIIWSVKESMYKIHHSKHWSLKKHYEVRPFELKHLHQIKCRVHDDKISDELKARVEFFDEYCFTIVEE, from the coding sequence ATGCCTCTTTACCGAGATTTTTCTGATGATACTGCAACTATTCTGGTCTGGAAATACGACGAGAATGATGAACTTAATATTGATGAGCTTTTAGAACCCGAAAATGCCGAAAAAGTAAAAGATTATCATCCTAAAAAATTGTTGGAGGTTTTAATGGTCAGAAAACTTTTGAAAAGTTTAAAACCCAATTCGAAAATTCTGTATAAAGAAAGAGAACCATTTTTATCACCGAAAGATGCCGAAATTTCTATTACCCATTCTTATCCTTTTGCGGCGATTGCCATTTCTAAAAATAAAATAGGAATTGATATTGAAAAATTTAATCCTAAAATTTTAAGAGTAATCGACAAATTCACTTACGAAAACGAAAGAGGTTTTATCCCTTTTGATACGGAAGTTGTTTTTTATACAATTATTTGGAGCGTGAAGGAAAGTATGTACAAAATTCATCACTCCAAACATTGGTCGCTGAAAAAGCATTATGAAGTAAGACCCTTTGAATTAAAACATCTGCATCAAATTAAATGCAGAGTTCATGACGATAAGATTTCAGACGAGCTCAAAGCAAGAGTGGAATTTTTCGACGAGTATTGTTTTACGATTGTGGAAGAGTAG
- a CDS encoding FUSC family protein, with protein sequence MNYSSELKKIVTSQYVYSSIRITLATVIPCLVLSYFGLLKEYFLFPLGTSFVALTDQPGPFIRRRNSLTFAIFCFVVVASIASLVKGIIPLVLLEVIVFGMFFSLIGVYGQRLAAVGSLALVVLAIFIDGHLTGANILKSLLIFAAGCIWFLLIFLIVTTIQPYKLASQMIGENYLQLAEFLKIKANYYQKNPDFDKLSLQVITKQIGIKNLQEETRETVFKTRTIVNESTTISRLLMLMFLNSMDLHEKLMTSESDYKKLQESFEDTEILVKIHDYLNILSEEIANIGISLQSSTRARPIFNLEVRFHELNVHYFELRNKEMTPENLENFMILRQIMMRINEITKEISEIYKVFSQNVKLAKSLSTGLDLKKFMPKEEKINFKVLKSNISLTSSHFRHAIRITVALLLGYLVSLLPFVEIGHTYWILITIVAILKPAYSITKQRNLLRFYGTVAGAVIAYGLLYFIHINALLFAILLLSMILCFSLLKGRYFWAVLFMTIYVFMSFNFLNPGNVNVIFKDRIVDTFIAGIIAFVVSYIVLPVWEHTQNLDLMKKSAESNLTYFHSVMSKFLNDGFNVEDYKVKRKNAIISLANLSDNFQRMISDPKNQQKKLEVVHQFVATSHLITAYTASLSQYAKSDQEYPEIDSESWSKKIESEMNQVSAILNGDKISETLRMDSRLEPEDSSIEDMLHKRKTELLEKEHFDTRDPNKISHLTELKNIHDVLELIYDVAKEQRKVIEKYRNEENSTLPQS encoded by the coding sequence ATGAACTATTCTTCGGAGCTCAAAAAAATCGTAACCAGCCAATATGTATATTCTTCCATAAGAATTACATTGGCGACGGTGATTCCGTGTTTAGTTCTCTCCTACTTCGGTTTACTCAAAGAATATTTTCTTTTTCCTTTGGGAACCAGCTTTGTTGCATTAACAGATCAGCCGGGACCATTTATCAGACGTAGAAATTCATTAACTTTTGCTATTTTCTGCTTTGTCGTTGTTGCGTCAATTGCGAGTCTGGTGAAAGGAATTATTCCGCTTGTTCTTCTCGAAGTCATTGTTTTCGGAATGTTTTTCTCATTAATCGGAGTTTACGGACAAAGATTAGCCGCTGTAGGTTCGTTAGCATTAGTTGTTTTAGCCATCTTTATTGATGGTCATTTAACCGGAGCCAATATTCTGAAAAGTTTATTGATTTTTGCAGCCGGGTGTATCTGGTTTTTATTGATTTTCCTTATTGTTACTACAATTCAGCCGTATAAACTGGCAAGTCAGATGATTGGTGAAAATTATCTTCAGCTTGCAGAATTTCTTAAAATTAAAGCAAATTATTACCAGAAAAATCCTGATTTCGATAAGCTGAGCTTACAAGTCATTACAAAGCAGATCGGAATTAAAAATCTTCAGGAAGAAACCCGCGAAACTGTTTTTAAAACAAGAACCATCGTCAATGAATCCACAACAATAAGCAGATTATTGATGCTGATGTTTCTGAATTCAATGGACCTTCACGAAAAACTGATGACCTCTGAAAGCGATTACAAAAAGCTTCAGGAAAGTTTTGAAGACACCGAAATTTTAGTTAAAATTCATGACTATTTAAATATCCTTTCCGAAGAAATTGCCAACATCGGCATCTCTTTACAAAGCAGCACACGAGCAAGACCAATTTTCAATCTTGAAGTACGCTTTCATGAGCTTAATGTACATTATTTCGAATTGAGAAATAAGGAAATGACTCCTGAGAATTTGGAAAATTTCATGATTCTACGCCAAATTATGATGCGTATCAACGAAATTACCAAAGAGATCAGTGAGATTTACAAGGTTTTTTCTCAGAACGTAAAACTGGCAAAAAGTCTTTCTACAGGTTTAGATTTAAAGAAATTTATGCCTAAAGAAGAGAAAATTAATTTTAAGGTTTTAAAAAGCAATATTTCTCTTACCTCATCACATTTTCGTCATGCGATAAGAATTACGGTTGCGCTTTTATTGGGATATTTAGTTTCTTTGCTGCCGTTTGTAGAAATTGGTCATACTTATTGGATTTTAATTACCATTGTTGCTATTTTAAAACCTGCCTACTCTATTACCAAACAGAGAAATCTTCTGCGTTTCTACGGAACAGTTGCAGGAGCGGTGATTGCTTATGGTTTATTGTACTTTATTCACATTAATGCCTTGCTTTTTGCTATTCTTTTGTTGAGCATGATTTTATGTTTCAGTTTATTAAAAGGAAGATATTTCTGGGCGGTTTTGTTTATGACAATTTATGTTTTTATGAGTTTTAATTTCTTAAATCCGGGAAATGTAAATGTTATTTTTAAAGACCGAATTGTAGATACTTTTATCGCCGGAATTATCGCTTTTGTGGTTTCGTATATTGTGCTTCCGGTTTGGGAACATACACAGAATTTAGATTTAATGAAAAAATCTGCAGAATCTAATCTCACGTATTTCCACAGCGTAATGTCTAAGTTTTTGAATGATGGTTTTAATGTAGAAGACTATAAAGTAAAACGTAAAAACGCGATCATTTCTTTAGCCAATCTTTCGGATAATTTCCAGAGAATGATTTCTGATCCTAAAAATCAACAGAAAAAACTGGAAGTAGTCCATCAGTTTGTGGCAACTTCACATCTAATTACAGCGTATACCGCATCATTGTCGCAATACGCCAAAAGTGATCAGGAATATCCGGAAATAGACTCTGAAAGCTGGAGCAAAAAAATAGAATCTGAAATGAATCAGGTTTCAGCAATACTTAACGGAGATAAGATTTCAGAAACGTTAAGAATGGACAGCCGTCTTGAGCCAGAAGATTCTTCAATCGAAGATATGCTTCACAAAAGAAAAACAGAACTTCTCGAAAAAGAACATTTCGATACAAGAGATCCTAACAAAATTTCTCACTTAACTGAATTGAAAAATATCCACGATGTTTTGGAACTGATTTATGATGTTGCTAAAGAACAGCGAAAAGTAATTGAAAAGTACAGAAACGAAGAAAATTCTACTCTTCCACAATCGTAA
- the porV gene encoding type IX secretion system outer membrane channel protein PorV: MNLTTKLLLGIGLSAGFLSYAQDLSQVRPVLTGAPFLRIAPDARSGGMGDQGVVTSPDAFSQFWNAAKYPFSRTSSSVGLNYTPYMGKLTNDVFLLYGAFHKFLGQEERSTISASIYYFNMGEVELTELGVDNTVTSNGVSKPNEMSIDVAYALKLSDSYSMAVTGRFIRSDLSGGFNTDTTLKPANTFAVDVSGYYTSPKFSSFGNMDGKINGGFSITNLGPKLDYTGDEASRSYLPTMARIGVGYDMYLDDMNKVGLSVEGSKILVPGSEFVGTDPNTRQPMYQVPNVGVMAGIGKSFKNTNSIMYSGALEYSYDNAFAVRGGYFHESEEQGARQFATAGIGLKYRSFGLDVSYLINMSKINTALDNTIRFGLTWNIGDETSNVDY, from the coding sequence ATGAATTTAACTACTAAACTGCTTTTAGGGATTGGTTTGAGTGCTGGTTTTTTAAGCTACGCGCAAGATTTGAGTCAGGTAAGACCTGTATTAACCGGAGCTCCATTCCTTAGAATCGCACCAGATGCAAGATCAGGAGGTATGGGAGATCAGGGTGTGGTAACTTCACCTGATGCATTCTCTCAATTCTGGAATGCTGCAAAATATCCTTTTAGCAGAACTAGTTCTTCTGTAGGTTTGAACTATACTCCATATATGGGAAAATTAACCAATGATGTATTCTTATTGTACGGTGCTTTCCATAAATTTTTAGGTCAGGAAGAAAGATCTACTATTTCTGCAAGTATTTATTACTTCAATATGGGGGAAGTAGAACTTACTGAGCTTGGTGTAGACAATACAGTAACATCTAATGGGGTTTCAAAACCAAACGAAATGTCAATCGACGTTGCATATGCTTTGAAATTATCAGATTCTTACTCTATGGCGGTTACAGGTAGATTCATTCGTTCAGATTTATCTGGAGGATTCAACACTGATACTACACTGAAGCCGGCAAATACTTTTGCGGTAGACGTTTCAGGTTACTATACATCTCCAAAGTTTTCTAGCTTCGGAAATATGGATGGTAAAATAAATGGAGGTTTCTCGATTACAAACTTAGGTCCGAAATTAGACTATACAGGTGATGAGGCTTCTAGATCTTATCTTCCTACAATGGCTAGAATTGGTGTAGGTTACGATATGTATCTTGATGACATGAACAAAGTAGGTCTTTCTGTAGAAGGATCTAAAATCTTGGTTCCGGGATCAGAATTTGTAGGAACAGATCCTAATACAAGACAGCCAATGTACCAAGTTCCAAATGTTGGGGTAATGGCAGGTATCGGAAAATCTTTCAAGAATACCAACTCAATTATGTACAGTGGTGCATTAGAATATTCTTATGACAATGCATTTGCTGTAAGAGGAGGTTATTTCCACGAAAGCGAAGAGCAGGGAGCAAGACAGTTTGCAACTGCGGGTATTGGTTTAAAATACCGTTCTTTCGGTCTTGATGTATCTTACTTAATCAATATGTCTAAAATTAATACAGCATTAGATAACACTATTCGTTTCGGTTTAACTTGGAACATTGGTGATGAAACTTCAAATGTGGATTATTAA
- the gldJ gene encoding gliding motility lipoprotein GldJ, whose product MKKLKLFSLIALSSTLALTSCGGSGTSGGGGTKKFVSKTGWKPNEKQGWFFAGKQQKQKGWPGMVYVEGGTFTMGLVKDDVMHDWNNSPRRMQVSSFFIGETEITNYEYREYLTWLKYVFPPSDPSYKEIYNGALPDTLLWDNKLSRNDLNETYFRDQNYDYYPVVGVSWTQANRYCEWLTDRANEKALMQAGIIAKDLYINESNNQGGTAFNMDKFKSNDPEMQGYINQQRMNQRTGMKTTNQRIQAANGAPNAAMVTKFRLPSEVEWEFAALGMEKNREYNNYLEKKPQVDLLRGTKGKNRGMILENFKLGRGDYSGTAGWKNDGAAKTADVRQFPSNNIGIYGMFGNVSEWTADVYRPIIDESSDFNYYRGNMPQAIVRNGDGTYKMVEEGNMKYDTLADGRLVYKNLPGQFERQTIADYRNYRDGDRQSSLDYRNASDSAASYDMYNAPTTKFVVDANGKVILQKDTKDRTSAISNDIRVVKGGSWQDSAYWLDPGQRRYKNQSAGYGWIGFRVAQDARVNDKSRTRR is encoded by the coding sequence ATGAAAAAACTAAAGTTGTTTTCATTAATAGCATTGAGTTCTACACTTGCATTAACCAGCTGTGGTGGTTCAGGAACTTCCGGAGGCGGGGGTACCAAAAAATTTGTCAGCAAGACAGGTTGGAAACCAAACGAAAAACAGGGTTGGTTTTTTGCAGGAAAGCAACAGAAGCAAAAAGGTTGGCCGGGAATGGTATATGTTGAAGGAGGAACTTTTACAATGGGATTAGTGAAAGATGATGTAATGCACGATTGGAATAACTCGCCTCGCAGAATGCAGGTTAGTTCGTTCTTTATCGGTGAAACTGAGATTACTAACTACGAATACCGCGAATACCTTACATGGTTGAAGTATGTATTCCCTCCAAGTGATCCTAGTTATAAAGAAATTTACAACGGTGCTTTACCGGATACTTTGTTATGGGATAATAAATTATCTAGAAATGATCTTAACGAAACTTATTTCAGAGATCAAAACTATGATTATTATCCGGTAGTAGGAGTTTCTTGGACTCAGGCAAACAGATATTGTGAGTGGTTGACAGACAGAGCAAACGAAAAAGCTTTGATGCAAGCAGGTATTATTGCAAAAGATTTGTACATCAACGAATCTAATAACCAAGGTGGAACAGCTTTCAATATGGATAAATTCAAATCGAATGATCCTGAAATGCAAGGTTACATCAACCAGCAAAGAATGAATCAAAGGACTGGTATGAAAACTACCAACCAAAGAATTCAGGCTGCAAACGGAGCTCCGAATGCTGCGATGGTTACCAAATTCAGACTTCCTTCAGAAGTTGAATGGGAATTTGCTGCTCTTGGTATGGAGAAAAACAGAGAGTACAACAATTACTTAGAGAAAAAACCTCAGGTAGATCTTCTTAGAGGTACCAAAGGTAAAAATAGAGGAATGATCCTTGAAAACTTCAAGCTAGGAAGAGGAGATTACTCAGGTACGGCAGGATGGAAAAATGATGGGGCTGCTAAAACTGCAGACGTTAGACAGTTTCCTTCAAACAACATCGGTATCTACGGTATGTTTGGAAACGTTTCAGAATGGACTGCGGATGTCTACAGACCAATCATTGATGAATCAAGTGACTTCAACTATTACAGAGGAAACATGCCTCAAGCTATCGTAAGAAACGGTGACGGAACTTACAAAATGGTAGAAGAAGGTAATATGAAATACGATACTTTAGCTGACGGAAGATTGGTTTACAAAAACTTACCTGGTCAGTTTGAAAGACAAACTATCGCAGATTACAGAAACTATAGAGATGGTGACAGACAGTCTTCATTAGATTACAGAAATGCAAGCGATTCTGCTGCATCTTACGATATGTACAATGCTCCAACTACGAAATTTGTTGTTGATGCAAATGGTAAAGTAATATTGCAAAAAGATACTAAAGACAGAACTTCAGCTATTTCTAACGATATCAGAGTTGTGAAAGGTGGTTCTTGGCAAGATTCAGCATATTGGTTGGATCCGGGACAGAGAAGATACAAAAATCAGTCAGCTGGTTATGGTTGGATCGGTTTCCGTGTTGCACAAGATGCTAGAGTAAACGACAAATCTAGAACGAGAAGATAA